The DNA window GACTGGTGTTGCTTGGTCACCATATCTCAGATATCTTAGGATAACCCACATCAAAACATGGAATAATTATGAAAACAGGCTCTGTTTACGTCTTGCTGTGTTCTGACGAGACACTTTACACAGGTGTTACAAGTGATCTAGATGAAAGATTATACCAGCACCACGAAGGTCTTTTCCCAGGCTATACACATTCACGGCGACCCCTGACACTACTTTGGAGTTCTGAAGAAATGGATATTCAGGATGCTATTGTTCTTGAAAAACAGCTTAAGGGCTGGAGCAAGGCAAAGAAACTGGCATTTATTCAGGGTGATATTGCCGCGCTAATAAAATTGTCAGTGGCTTATCGCG is part of the Candidatus Neomarinimicrobiota bacterium genome and encodes:
- a CDS encoding GIY-YIG nuclease family protein, whose product is MKTGSVYVLLCSDETLYTGVTSDLDERLYQHHEGLFPGYTHSRRPLTLLWSSEEMDIQDAIVLEKQLKGWSKAKKLAFIQGDIAALIKLSVAYRDKGK